In Candidatus Hydrogenedens sp., the DNA window TAATACAGAGATAAATATCCCGCTTACTCTTGAGACTAAAAATGTTGGATTAGGATATGTGCAGTTTGACCTCATTTTTAATTCCAATCGAATACAATATTTGGATTTTATGATAGGTCCGGCTATTCAGAGTACGGGTCGGGATTTATCCGTAGGGCAGATTATTCCGGGTAAAATAAGGTTGACAACTACAGGAACATCCTCTTCGGGAATGACATCTGGTATATATGCTATTTTGAGGTTTAAAGTTTCTGAGAATGCAGAGTTTAATGATGTATATTCTATTTATGCAGAGAGCATAATGGCTACCAGTTATCCTGATGGCTTAATTTACCCGCTTTCTGTACTGGCAGGGTATATCCGTATTTATAGTTCTTTCCCATATCCTCCGACAGCCGATTTTTCAGCTACTCCCGTAAAAAATATAATAAATAGTGAAATTGAATTCCGTGATGAAAGTAAGATGGGAAATGGAACCGAACCTACCTGGCAGTGGAATTTTGGGGATGGAAATTTTAGTTTTTTGAGAAATCCTACTCATATATATCAATCTCCAGGTATATATACGATAACATTAACTGTTACGACCAGTGCTGGGCAGAGTATAAAACAAAAGACGAATTATATTGAAATAATTCAAGGTTCACGAATATATGTAAAAAAACCGCAAACAAAAAACACAAAAGAAGAAATTGAGCCAGATGGATTATCATGGGAAACCGCTTTCCCTACTTTGCAGGAAGGAATTGATAAAGCGTTCGAATTAGGTGGAGGAGAAGTATGGGTTGCTGCGGGGGATTATAATGAGGTTCGTTCCAATCCTTATGGTGCATTAATACTTCGAGAATTGGTGAATGTCTATGGTGGTTTTCAAGGCATAGAAACAGAATTGAATCAGAGAAATTATCAAACGAATATTACTATTATTAATGGTAGTGTGGCAAGAGATGGACAACCAGCCTGGCATGTGGTTAAAGGTGAAAATTATAGTGAATTGAATGGGTTTATAGTAAAGGGGGGAGATGCCCGTTATGATTCTGTTTACAGCGATGCTCAAGACGGAGGCGGTTTATATATTCCCGCAAAGAAAATGGTTATCAAAAACTGTTCCTTTTTCCAGAACAAATCGGTGGGAGTAGGTGCTGCTGTATGTTGTATTAGCGGAAAATTATCTATATACAATTGCAATTTTATTGAGAATGTAATAGAAAATATTTCATCTGCTTCCAGTTATAATTATGGTTCTGCTATCTATGTTACAGATAGTGTTGTTAATATTCAGAATTCCCGTTTTGAATCCAACCGTATTTCTACGCAGGGAATCTGGCAAACTTCTACCCAGAATATAACCGCTGTTTCCGCAGGTGGGGGAATATTTGCTTATAACTCTTCATTATCAATAGATAAATGTTTATTCTATTCAAACACATGTTCTGCAGAAGGGATAGGTCATGGCACTGTCGGAGGTGGCGTATATGGTGCTTTTGCAAAGGCATTAGGTGGATCTATCTACCTATGGTATAGTGATATGAATTTGAAAAATTCAGATTTTAGAAATAATAGTGTTTCTACAAATGACCATAATGGTTTTTCTCGTGCAAGTGGAGGGATGATTTATTTAACAAGAAGTTCTGCGAAAATTGTAAATACAATCGGATTTAGAAATAAGGCTTATGATTTTAGTACCTCTATTGAAAGAACGGGGGGCATACATATAGACCTTTGTGAAAATGTTGTATTGTCAAACTGCACTTTATATGACAATCAAGCAGATTTAACTACGACAAATCATGGAGGAGCTATATTTAACTATTACAGTAATGTAGCACTTGCTAATACTATTATCTGGCAAAATTCTGGGCAGGGAACATATTCTCTCGGGAATGATGCGGTATTTATGTATTGTGATACACAGCAGGTAAAAAATGGAACAGGAAATATAAGTTCAGATCCATTATTTATTTTCCCGAGTGCAGGTAATTTCAGATTGAATAGTGGTTCTCCCTGTATAGACAGAGGAATGGACACAAGCCCTGATGAATGGGGAAATGTGTTAACAGATATCGATGGAAATATGCGTGGGCGGGATGCAATTCCAGGTGTTACCGGGGATGGTTCGGAATATGATATGGGTGCCTATGAATATTAGTCTAATATTGAAAAAGAATAATTGAATAATAGCAATTCAATCTTTTTCAGGAAACCTCTCACGAATTTGTAATACTTCTTCAATATTAGAGAAGAATACATCTACTAAATCAGGGTCGAATTGTTTACCTCGTTGTTCTCCAAAATACTCTTTGATTTCATCTAAAGTCCATGCCCTTTTATATACTCGCTCTACTCCTAAAGCGTCGAACACATCGGCTATACCTACGATTCTTCCAAAAATATGTATATCTTTCCCTTTTTTGCCATTGGGGTAGCCATTTCCATCAAAGCGTTCGTGATGTTCTAATGCAATTATAGCCGCAGATTGTAATACGACCCCTTTCGTTTTGCTTAACATGTCGTAACCAATGGTAGTATGTGTTTTTATTACATCAAACTCTGAAGGCGTTAAGGGTCCAGGTTTATTTAATATTGCGTCAGGTATTCCTACTTTTCCAACATCGTGAAGAGGTGATGCTAATCTAAGAATTTCTGCCTCTTTATTGGATAGACCCAATTTTAATGCTAATAATTTAGAATATTCTGCCACCCTTTTTACATGGCTTCCTGTTTCCCGAGAACGAGTTTCTACAATTTCACCTAATGTGAATACAATTTCTCTTTGTGCGGATTCTATTTCGTGAATTAATCGGGCATTTTCTATGGCTGAGGCACCATGGTTGGCTATAATTTTCAATACTTTTAAGTCTGTTTCTGAAAAAACTTCACCATCAGATTTATCTGTGACATTAAGAACCGCAATTACATCCTGCTCATTAATTGCTAAAGGATGGGACTCCATAAATTCTGATTTTTTCCGCTGTAGAGGAACAGAAATAAAGGATTTATTTTTTAATCCAATTAAAAAATTTTGCAAATTCGGATTTTGAGTAATGTCTTCAATTAGTAACGGTTCTAAGTTCTTAACAACCATTCCTGAAATGGTTTTAAAGTCCACAGGAATGGTTTTCCCATTCATTTCTGAAGGTAGACCGGTGCTGGCAACAACTTTAAGATATTTTCCATCCTCAACAACTTCAAGTATAGAACCTCGTTTTGCCTGAGTATGTTCCAGTGCTGCATTTAATATAAACCTAAAAAGTTGTTCCTCATCTCTTATAGCAGATATATTTTCACTAATCTTGAATAGTTCTGTAATTTCTTTCAGACGGGCATTTTCCTGAATAAGACGATTGCGTTCCAGGGCATTGTTTACCACCGTCTTAATTTCAGAGATGTTAAAGGGTTTTAATACATAATCGTAAGCCCCTTCTTTTACTGCGGCTCTTGCTGTTTCTATGGTTGCGTATCCCGTCATGATAATAGGGACAATACCTGGATTAAGTTCCCTTGCTTTGTGTATCAGCATAATACCATCCATTTTAGGCATTATAATATCTGTAAATAGGACGGCAATTTCACTATCATCACGAATGATTTTTAAGGCAGTTTCTCCGTCTGATGCTAATTCTACAAAAAAACCCTCATCTGTCAAAAGGTCAAAAAGTAATTCACGAATAATTAATTCGTCATCAACTATTAGAATTTTTTCTTTTTTAGTTGGCATATTTATTTATTCCTGCTAATATACGGAGTTTTTTCATTGAAAAAACAATAAATATAATAAATTTATTCTGATTGATATTATATATATAATGATAGTTAAAATGAAATTTATGGTAAGTAAATATTATTAAATTTTTATGAGGAGAATAATATGAACATTCACGATTATTTTATGAAAATAACAGTAACCATTTTTCTATCGTTTTTGTTGATTTTTATTTTAAGTTTTAATTCGTATTCATTAACTGCGGGTGTTGCAAAAGGTGTAATAACACCCGATATATCCAGAGAGCCGATTGGTGTATTTGGTAATAAAATGGATAAGGTAGGAAGAGATATTTACGCTCGTGTTCTTGTTCTCAATGATGGTTCCCAACGGGTAGTAGTAGTAACCTATGACTTGAACTGTCTTGATGTTGCTACACCAATTCTTCGGGAACGATTGAAAAAAGAATTAAGTATACCGGTAGAAAATTTTATTCCCCTTGCAACCCATAATCATTGTGCCCCAATACAAATTGTGCCGGAGAATTTTGAATATGGTAGATGGTTGGCAGAAAAAATTTATCAATTAATACAAGAAGCCATTGACCATGAAATAGGACAGGTTTCATTAGAATTTGGGTTTGGATATGTTTATCATTTGTTCAGTTTGGGAAATGCTCCTGTGGATTATGAAGTTCAAGTATTAAAGGTGGTGAAAGATGATGGAAATCCTGTTGCAATTCTATTTAATCACCCAACACATCCTTTACATATAAAAGGACAGAATAATGTAATTGATACAGGACATTTTGGTTATGCTATAAAATATGTGGAAGAAGCGTTTCCAGATACAATGGTGTTATTTGCGGATGCCTGTGGCGGAAATCAATTTACTAAAAATATGATGCATGCCCCTATGTCCGTTGTTCAGAGATATGGTAAAGAACTGGCTAATGAAGTGATTCGGATTGCAAAGAATAAACAAAAAAGTATAGATGGGAATATTATTAGTTCATTTCAAGTTATTCCTTTATCATTAAATAAACCAATACCTTTTGAAGATGTTCAACGACTTTCCTTTTTTTAT includes these proteins:
- a CDS encoding PKD domain-containing protein is translated as MKSKVTFLRLAVIVLSFCFLIGVNSTSYAQDLIVKGDYHTADRNHDYKIDLSELLRIIQFFNARAYHCDPEGEDGYAPGTGDQSCEPHDSDYESNTPWRISLNELLRLVQFYNVCGYEVDPSKEDGFRPVLCPVIIEGEPEGTPEGLEGEGSSEGVLEGEGETYNYARIVVDRRDTVPNTEINIPLTLETKNVGLGYVQFDLIFNSNRIQYLDFMIGPAIQSTGRDLSVGQIIPGKIRLTTTGTSSSGMTSGIYAILRFKVSENAEFNDVYSIYAESIMATSYPDGLIYPLSVLAGYIRIYSSFPYPPTADFSATPVKNIINSEIEFRDESKMGNGTEPTWQWNFGDGNFSFLRNPTHIYQSPGIYTITLTVTTSAGQSIKQKTNYIEIIQGSRIYVKKPQTKNTKEEIEPDGLSWETAFPTLQEGIDKAFELGGGEVWVAAGDYNEVRSNPYGALILRELVNVYGGFQGIETELNQRNYQTNITIINGSVARDGQPAWHVVKGENYSELNGFIVKGGDARYDSVYSDAQDGGGLYIPAKKMVIKNCSFFQNKSVGVGAAVCCISGKLSIYNCNFIENVIENISSASSYNYGSAIYVTDSVVNIQNSRFESNRISTQGIWQTSTQNITAVSAGGGIFAYNSSLSIDKCLFYSNTCSAEGIGHGTVGGGVYGAFAKALGGSIYLWYSDMNLKNSDFRNNSVSTNDHNGFSRASGGMIYLTRSSAKIVNTIGFRNKAYDFSTSIERTGGIHIDLCENVVLSNCTLYDNQADLTTTNHGGAIFNYYSNVALANTIIWQNSGQGTYSLGNDAVFMYCDTQQVKNGTGNISSDPLFIFPSAGNFRLNSGSPCIDRGMDTSPDEWGNVLTDIDGNMRGRDAIPGVTGDGSEYDMGAYEY
- a CDS encoding response regulator translates to MPTKKEKILIVDDELIIRELLFDLLTDEGFFVELASDGETALKIIRDDSEIAVLFTDIIMPKMDGIMLIHKARELNPGIVPIIMTGYATIETARAAVKEGAYDYVLKPFNISEIKTVVNNALERNRLIQENARLKEITELFKISENISAIRDEEQLFRFILNAALEHTQAKRGSILEVVEDGKYLKVVASTGLPSEMNGKTIPVDFKTISGMVVKNLEPLLIEDITQNPNLQNFLIGLKNKSFISVPLQRKKSEFMESHPLAINEQDVIAVLNVTDKSDGEVFSETDLKVLKIIANHGASAIENARLIHEIESAQREIVFTLGEIVETRSRETGSHVKRVAEYSKLLALKLGLSNKEAEILRLASPLHDVGKVGIPDAILNKPGPLTPSEFDVIKTHTTIGYDMLSKTKGVVLQSAAIIALEHHERFDGNGYPNGKKGKDIHIFGRIVGIADVFDALGVERVYKRAWTLDEIKEYFGEQRGKQFDPDLVDVFFSNIEEVLQIRERFPEKD